In the Xiamenia xianingshaonis genome, one interval contains:
- a CDS encoding pyridoxal phosphate-dependent aminotransferase — protein MINEKMYELGAEPSAIRELFAYGMQRKAAIGDDKVFDFSIGNPSVPAPEKVRQVMLDMLDTDPVALHGYSPASGIPSVRETVARHIRDTYGVPAQANQVYMTAGAAAAIAISLAAVTHPGDEVIVISPFFPEYSTWIGASGCTRVEVPAQVPSFQLDVPAIEAAITQKTSVIIINSPNNPVGAVYTRENLEELAAMLARKEEELGRPLFLLSDEPYRAITYGVEVPYVPAIYPRTIVCYSYSKALSLPGERIGYVYVSDLMDNAAEVSTAVAGAGRALGYICAPVLLQHVAAACVDEPSDVEAYATNRALLTEGLSALGYEYVEPDGAFYLWVRALEPDAQAFSDRAKQFELLLVPSDSFGVGGWVRVSYCVARETIENAMPAFKALAESYAE, from the coding sequence ATGATCAACGAGAAGATGTACGAGCTTGGTGCCGAGCCGAGCGCCATCCGCGAGCTGTTTGCCTACGGCATGCAGCGCAAGGCAGCCATCGGCGATGACAAGGTGTTCGACTTCAGCATCGGCAACCCCAGCGTGCCGGCGCCGGAGAAGGTGCGCCAGGTCATGCTGGACATGCTCGACACCGATCCGGTCGCGCTGCACGGCTATTCTCCCGCGTCCGGCATTCCCAGCGTGCGCGAAACCGTGGCGCGCCACATCCGCGACACGTACGGCGTGCCTGCGCAGGCCAACCAGGTGTACATGACCGCTGGCGCGGCGGCCGCTATCGCCATTTCGCTTGCGGCGGTGACCCATCCCGGCGACGAGGTCATCGTGATCAGCCCGTTCTTCCCCGAATACTCCACCTGGATCGGCGCGTCGGGCTGCACGCGCGTCGAGGTGCCCGCGCAAGTGCCCAGCTTCCAGCTTGACGTGCCTGCCATCGAGGCCGCCATCACGCAAAAGACGAGCGTAATCATCATCAATTCGCCGAACAACCCGGTCGGCGCGGTGTATACGCGCGAGAACCTGGAAGAGCTGGCGGCCATGCTCGCCCGCAAGGAAGAAGAGCTGGGCCGTCCGTTGTTCCTGCTCAGCGACGAGCCGTACCGCGCCATCACCTACGGCGTCGAGGTGCCTTACGTGCCGGCCATCTATCCGCGTACCATCGTGTGCTACTCGTATTCCAAGGCGTTGTCGCTGCCGGGCGAGCGCATCGGGTATGTGTACGTGTCCGACCTGATGGACAATGCGGCCGAGGTGTCGACGGCCGTTGCGGGCGCGGGACGGGCGCTCGGCTACATTTGCGCGCCGGTGCTGCTGCAGCACGTGGCGGCGGCGTGCGTCGACGAGCCGTCCGACGTGGAAGCCTATGCGACGAACCGTGCGCTTCTGACCGAGGGGCTGTCGGCGCTTGGGTATGAGTACGTCGAGCCTGATGGGGCGTTTTATCTGTGGGTGCGGGCGCTCGAGCCGGACGCCCAGGCGTTCAGCGACCGCGCGAAGCAGTTCGAGCTGTTGCTGGTGCCCTCCGACAGCTTCGGCGTCGGCGGCTGGGTGCGCGTGAGCTATTGCGTGGCCCGCGAAACCATCGAAAACGCGATGCCGGCCTTCAAGGCGCTGGCAGAAAGCTACGCAGAATAG
- the rsgA gene encoding ribosome small subunit-dependent GTPase A, with protein MNDEVTAGDPCTVAGQVVKLDRGFPLVRTASGREIRCEHAIALVKGEDVRAVIGDRVTVEVPRGHDKGIISAVEPRVRAFVRKDPTDRALPQVLAANFDRVIVAQPLADVNVRRLERELVLAYETGAAVTVVLTKADLAESERHVQEMRERVEALTGPDVATLVVSENDPASIEAVRELIAPDTTAVLIGKSGVGKSSLVNMLVGFNLQETTPVREDGKGRHTTVNREMVHIPGGGNVVDMPGVRGLGLWEADTGIEAAFADVEALAASCRFRDCRHKDEPGCAVRAAVEAGQLAPERFESYQTLRHETFDLRERREEARRLRGEKASDAKKGVTNAHRRRTKKRRN; from the coding sequence GTGAACGACGAGGTCACGGCCGGCGATCCCTGCACCGTCGCCGGCCAGGTGGTGAAGCTCGACCGCGGGTTTCCCTTGGTGAGAACCGCGAGCGGCCGCGAGATTCGCTGCGAGCACGCCATCGCGCTCGTAAAGGGCGAAGACGTGCGGGCCGTCATCGGCGACCGCGTGACGGTCGAAGTGCCGCGCGGCCACGACAAGGGCATCATCTCCGCCGTGGAGCCGCGCGTGCGGGCCTTCGTGCGCAAAGACCCGACCGACCGAGCGTTGCCCCAGGTCCTGGCCGCGAATTTCGACCGCGTCATCGTCGCCCAGCCGCTCGCCGACGTGAACGTGCGCCGGCTCGAGCGCGAACTGGTGCTCGCCTACGAAACGGGCGCGGCCGTGACGGTCGTGCTCACAAAGGCCGACCTGGCCGAAAGCGAGCGACACGTGCAGGAGATGCGCGAGCGCGTGGAAGCGCTGACCGGCCCCGACGTGGCGACGCTCGTGGTGTCGGAAAACGACCCGGCCAGCATCGAGGCCGTGCGCGAGCTGATCGCGCCAGACACCACCGCCGTGCTGATCGGCAAAAGCGGCGTGGGCAAGTCGAGCCTGGTCAACATGCTGGTTGGCTTCAATCTGCAAGAGACCACCCCCGTGCGCGAAGACGGGAAGGGGCGCCACACCACGGTCAACCGCGAAATGGTGCACATCCCCGGCGGTGGAAACGTCGTGGACATGCCCGGCGTGCGAGGGCTGGGGCTGTGGGAGGCCGACACGGGCATCGAGGCCGCCTTCGCCGACGTCGAGGCGCTGGCCGCGAGCTGCCGGTTCCGCGACTGCCGCCACAAAGACGAGCCCGGCTGCGCCGTGCGGGCCGCCGTGGAAGCGGGCCAGCTTGCGCCCGAGCGCTTCGAATCGTACCAGACGCTGCGCCACGAGACGTTTGACCTGCGAGAACGCCGAGAAGAAGCCCGACGCCTGCGCGGCGAGAAGGCGTCCGACGCGAAAAAGGGCGTCACGAACGCCCACCGCCGCCGCACCAAAAAACGCCGCAACTGA
- a CDS encoding HD-GYP domain-containing protein, translated as MTSSKTKKPTILIADDALMNRVMLKDMLGDGYDVIEVSDGEQAIAAVQRYGTAISLILLDIVMPRMDGFDVLAVLNKRGWIYEIPVIMVTSEESPVYVDRAFALGVTDFLTRPYNEAVVRQRVHNTLVLDAKHKMLTEAVSNEIYKREKNTNLLVGILSHIVEFRNGESGLHVLHVNTMTELLLNQVVSMTDKYNLSSEDIELITTASSLHDIGKIAIDDAVLNKPGRLTAEEFEHMKQHTVIGAQMLDELPYDRRNNPLIDRAYEICRWHHERFDGRGYPDGLKGDEIPISAQVVALADVYDALTSERVYKEAFSHEKSIDMILNGECGVFNPLLLECLEQASEGIRKLLSITSFGDRTGDGIRDAIDNTIGLDEGISLRKSQELLNFERMKYQFFAAKSNELQFEYLADTDMVTIDDWSEKGLNLPPAVQNPLENEWLNAVFGEGRLKSLCERMRATTPEAPVVEEDFTVEVEGEPRWFHIAARALWTEDDQPQFAGVFGKLADVHEHHQALKGLA; from the coding sequence GTGACAAGCAGCAAAACGAAGAAGCCGACGATCCTGATTGCAGACGACGCGCTCATGAACCGGGTCATGTTGAAGGACATGCTCGGCGACGGCTATGACGTGATCGAGGTGTCGGACGGCGAGCAGGCGATTGCGGCGGTGCAGCGCTACGGCACTGCCATCTCGCTCATCCTGCTCGACATCGTCATGCCTCGCATGGACGGTTTCGACGTTTTGGCCGTCCTGAACAAGCGCGGCTGGATCTACGAGATTCCCGTCATCATGGTCACGTCGGAAGAATCGCCCGTCTACGTTGACCGCGCCTTTGCGCTGGGCGTCACCGACTTCTTGACGCGGCCTTACAACGAAGCCGTCGTCCGCCAGCGCGTTCACAACACGCTCGTGCTGGATGCGAAGCACAAGATGCTGACCGAAGCCGTGTCGAACGAGATCTACAAGCGCGAGAAGAACACGAACCTTTTGGTGGGCATCCTCAGCCATATCGTCGAATTCCGCAACGGCGAAAGCGGCCTGCACGTGCTGCACGTCAACACCATGACCGAGCTTTTGCTCAACCAGGTGGTCTCCATGACGGACAAGTACAATCTGTCGTCCGAGGACATCGAGCTCATCACGACGGCGTCGAGCTTGCACGACATCGGCAAGATCGCCATCGACGACGCCGTTCTCAACAAGCCGGGGCGCCTGACCGCCGAGGAATTCGAGCACATGAAGCAGCACACGGTCATCGGCGCGCAGATGCTCGACGAGCTGCCCTACGACCGCCGCAACAACCCGCTGATCGACCGCGCCTACGAGATTTGCCGCTGGCACCACGAGCGCTTCGACGGACGAGGCTATCCCGACGGCTTGAAAGGCGACGAGATTCCCATATCGGCCCAGGTCGTCGCGTTGGCAGACGTGTACGACGCCCTCACGAGCGAGCGCGTGTACAAAGAGGCGTTCTCGCACGAGAAGTCCATCGACATGATCCTCAACGGGGAATGCGGCGTGTTCAACCCGCTGCTGCTCGAATGCTTGGAGCAGGCCTCCGAGGGCATCCGCAAGCTGTTGTCCATCACGTCGTTCGGCGACCGCACTGGCGACGGCATTCGCGACGCCATCGACAACACCATCGGGCTTGACGAGGGCATTTCCCTTCGCAAGTCGCAGGAATTGCTCAACTTCGAGCGCATGAAGTACCAGTTTTTCGCGGCGAAATCCAACGAGCTGCAGTTCGAGTATCTGGCTGACACCGACATGGTCACCATCGACGACTGGAGCGAAAAAGGCCTGAACCTGCCTCCGGCCGTGCAAAACCCCCTGGAGAACGAGTGGTTGAACGCGGTCTTTGGCGAAGGGCGCCTGAAGTCCCTCTGTGAGCGGATGCGGGCAACCACGCCCGAAGCGCCCGTTGTCGAAGAGGATTTCACGGTCGAGGTGGAAGGCGAGCCGCGCTGGTTCCACATTGCGGCGCGGGCTCTTTGGACCGAAGACGACCAGCCCCAGTTCGCGGGGGTCTTTGGCAAGCTGGCCGACGTGCACGAGCACCACCAGGCGCTGAAGGGCTTGGCATAA
- a CDS encoding response regulator transcription factor produces the protein MGITADNNAAAFPTGSVGPGGRAKNAADPASAPFSPAIFRPVPDDAAAPGTARLGLHSLDAYGCLWPCVLGLAFSRIGVLTGAYGSYAASDEGIFTDGSMLVALTVFGILLAWIALRKKTLAKATTNRLMRACVFVEFLTLAGLAALELTDAPLSTWRFVLCVACTLTASGAMFYWLRRMRGCASATAAVFVFSALIVSEVVVYACTLLPPIVEHGFAAALVLLQYPCTLWARSREKAHAIDALTPESDYFSVSGDVLANKKFLSATAIGIACMGAVTGLLRGYPDGLPIPFSPVTRVAYGLLVIVVSAVVIALVLKRFESVMTVGFFILLEAVACLALILFSAFPHSLDIGAVLATTLNALMVSFVWYITIAFMSAGWRDPYYYAMSGWIVWLGSRAVARVALLEIYPLHADTLVLCAVMGSLIVLSTQVVFVQFLGISQVVAHNRAQTIREQAAAAAERRAADAARDTANADGSATKAGEGGTTPQGTLAQGAAKESILARIMGLDQQESLTDMRQATLEHNAQEIGSQFMLSEREIEVLALYARGLTQKRVAEELYISPGTAHAHIKRIYAKTGLHSRQEIIDYMEKYAS, from the coding sequence ATGGGAATCACTGCTGACAACAACGCCGCCGCTTTCCCGACAGGCAGCGTCGGCCCGGGCGGGCGCGCGAAAAACGCCGCCGACCCGGCAAGCGCCCCGTTTTCGCCCGCCATCTTCCGCCCCGTCCCCGACGACGCCGCCGCGCCCGGCACCGCTCGCTTGGGCCTGCACAGCCTGGACGCCTACGGGTGCCTGTGGCCGTGCGTCTTGGGGCTGGCGTTTTCGCGCATCGGCGTTCTGACCGGGGCATACGGCAGTTACGCGGCCAGCGACGAGGGCATCTTCACCGACGGGTCCATGCTGGTGGCGCTGACGGTTTTCGGCATCCTGCTGGCATGGATCGCCCTCCGCAAAAAGACGCTTGCAAAGGCGACGACGAATCGCCTCATGCGGGCGTGCGTCTTCGTCGAGTTCCTCACGCTGGCCGGCCTGGCCGCCCTCGAACTGACGGATGCGCCGCTTTCGACCTGGCGTTTCGTTCTGTGCGTCGCATGCACGCTCACCGCGTCGGGCGCCATGTTCTACTGGCTGCGGCGCATGCGCGGCTGCGCCTCGGCCACGGCGGCGGTGTTCGTGTTTTCGGCGCTCATCGTCAGCGAGGTCGTCGTGTACGCATGCACCCTGCTGCCGCCGATCGTCGAGCACGGCTTCGCCGCCGCCCTCGTGCTGTTGCAATACCCCTGCACGCTGTGGGCGCGCAGCCGCGAGAAGGCCCACGCCATCGACGCGCTCACGCCCGAGTCGGACTATTTCAGCGTCTCGGGCGACGTGCTGGCCAACAAGAAGTTCCTGTCGGCGACCGCGATCGGCATCGCGTGCATGGGAGCGGTCACGGGGCTGCTTCGCGGCTACCCCGACGGACTGCCCATCCCGTTTTCCCCGGTCACGCGCGTGGCATACGGGCTTTTGGTCATCGTTGTCAGCGCCGTGGTCATCGCGCTCGTGCTCAAACGGTTCGAAAGCGTCATGACCGTCGGCTTCTTCATCCTGCTCGAAGCCGTCGCATGCCTGGCGCTCATCCTCTTTTCGGCGTTCCCGCACAGCCTCGACATCGGCGCCGTGCTCGCGACGACCCTGAACGCGCTCATGGTCAGCTTCGTGTGGTACATCACCATCGCGTTCATGAGCGCGGGCTGGCGCGACCCGTACTATTACGCGATGTCCGGCTGGATCGTATGGCTGGGAAGCCGCGCCGTCGCCCGCGTGGCGCTGCTGGAGATATACCCGCTGCACGCCGACACGCTCGTGCTGTGCGCCGTCATGGGGTCGCTCATCGTGCTGTCGACGCAGGTCGTGTTCGTACAGTTCCTGGGGATTTCGCAGGTCGTCGCACACAATCGGGCGCAGACGATCCGCGAACAGGCGGCCGCCGCGGCCGAGCGACGCGCAGCCGACGCCGCAAGGGACACAGCGAACGCAGACGGCAGCGCCACGAAGGCCGGCGAGGGCGGCACGACGCCGCAAGGGACCCTCGCGCAAGGGGCCGCCAAAGAGAGCATCCTCGCCCGCATCATGGGCCTTGACCAGCAAGAAAGCCTCACGGACATGCGACAGGCGACCCTCGAGCACAACGCCCAGGAAATAGGCAGCCAGTTCATGCTGTCAGAACGCGAGATCGAAGTCCTGGCACTGTACGCACGCGGCTTGACGCAGAAGCGCGTCGCCGAAGAGCTCTACATCAGCCCCGGCACCGCGCACGCGCACATCAAGCGCATCTACGCGAAAACCGGCCTCCACTCGCGGCAGGAAATCATCGACTACATGGAGAAGTATGCGTCTTAA
- a CDS encoding Fic family protein produces MAVQSMDDIVALLSDDFFYRVRTMADCDFVLYEDLNGWEFPGGMTQDEAWRLITAVRKQAAIFSPDDPYRTVDSWFVTTTVMARDTKDLELRCMAGFPLDSALETLQGSPYVTSFIERTLLQGMEADRAPITAERVHEIFTGAPVENDIERVVSNYFEISHDADDLARRDITYGLIETLYYRLVEGTDAEALPERGEVPPVDPRVLPPSTRECIDAILRRTDLEGDNEQRMGPFLRIVTVTWYFWNFDVFPRFNTLVGLLLRNVLAIKWGLPVLSWLPVTYYPFGDMNTPRMEQVYRSWAVDQGFGLDFTSYYTVYAKQYLRELDQLSEAVRRLWDLNRRVGETVSGDLNERQKSIVLAVSVDPDAVLRIDPHRRTFRVAYATARRDFLDLEQQGYLVREQQGRAFVFRATPELRRVLDRLHEQAEAK; encoded by the coding sequence ATGGCAGTACAGAGCATGGACGACATAGTTGCGCTGCTCAGCGACGACTTCTTTTACCGCGTCCGCACGATGGCCGACTGCGATTTTGTGTTGTACGAGGACTTGAACGGCTGGGAATTCCCCGGCGGCATGACGCAGGACGAGGCGTGGCGGCTGATCACGGCGGTGCGCAAGCAGGCGGCCATCTTCTCGCCGGACGATCCGTACCGCACGGTCGACAGCTGGTTCGTGACCACCACCGTCATGGCGCGGGACACCAAAGACCTCGAGCTGCGCTGCATGGCGGGCTTCCCGCTGGACAGCGCGCTGGAAACGCTGCAAGGGTCGCCGTACGTGACGAGCTTCATCGAACGCACGCTTTTGCAGGGCATGGAGGCCGACCGTGCGCCCATCACCGCCGAGCGCGTCCACGAGATCTTCACCGGCGCCCCGGTGGAAAACGACATAGAGCGCGTGGTGAGCAACTACTTTGAAATCAGCCACGACGCAGACGACCTGGCGCGTCGCGACATCACGTATGGCCTGATAGAAACGTTGTACTACCGACTGGTGGAAGGCACCGACGCAGAAGCGCTCCCCGAGCGCGGCGAGGTGCCGCCGGTCGATCCGCGCGTGTTGCCGCCGTCGACGCGCGAGTGCATCGACGCGATCCTGCGCCGCACCGACCTCGAAGGCGACAACGAGCAGCGCATGGGGCCGTTTTTGCGCATCGTGACCGTCACCTGGTATTTCTGGAACTTCGACGTGTTCCCGCGGTTCAACACGCTGGTGGGGCTGCTGCTGCGCAACGTGCTGGCCATCAAGTGGGGGCTGCCGGTGCTCAGCTGGCTGCCGGTGACGTATTACCCGTTTGGCGACATGAACACGCCGCGCATGGAGCAGGTTTACCGGAGCTGGGCGGTTGACCAGGGGTTTGGCCTGGATTTCACGTCGTATTACACCGTGTACGCCAAGCAGTACCTGCGTGAGCTCGACCAGCTGTCGGAAGCGGTGCGACGTCTGTGGGACCTCAACCGGCGCGTGGGCGAGACCGTCTCGGGCGATTTGAACGAGCGGCAGAAGTCCATCGTGCTGGCGGTGAGCGTCGATCCGGACGCGGTGCTGCGCATCGACCCGCACCGGCGCACGTTCCGCGTGGCATACGCGACGGCCCGCAGGGACTTCCTGGACCTGGAACAGCAGGGATACTTGGTCCGCGAGCAGCAAGGACGCGCCTTCGTCTTCCGCGCGACGCCAGAGCTGCGCCGGGTGCTGGACCGCCTGCACGAGCAGGCGGAGGCCAAGTAG
- a CDS encoding universal stress protein, protein MAQRYMRIFAALDGSSTQKAVAERAIALAASNRAELVFGHVIDSVPYEASGVDFEALCAEGAKRIEEDLAELLGQARGNANIPSVELVVRAGRITDTLATQLVEPMDPDLVVCGERGLSNIKYAFVGSVSTYLIRNMRCDVLVVKED, encoded by the coding sequence ATGGCCCAACGATACATGCGCATTTTTGCCGCACTCGACGGATCCTCCACGCAGAAAGCCGTGGCCGAGCGCGCCATCGCCCTTGCTGCGAGCAACCGCGCCGAGCTGGTGTTCGGCCACGTCATCGACTCGGTGCCTTACGAGGCGTCCGGCGTCGACTTCGAGGCGCTGTGCGCAGAAGGCGCCAAGCGCATCGAGGAAGACCTCGCCGAACTGCTTGGCCAGGCGCGCGGCAACGCCAACATCCCGTCAGTAGAGCTGGTGGTTCGCGCCGGCAGAATCACCGACACGCTGGCCACGCAGCTGGTCGAGCCGATGGACCCCGACCTGGTCGTATGCGGCGAGCGCGGCCTGTCAAACATCAAGTACGCCTTCGTGGGCAGCGTTTCCACCTACCTGATCCGCAACATGCGCTGCGACGTGCTCGTCGTGAAGGAAGACTAG
- a CDS encoding TrkH family potassium uptake protein — MWQRFTLYDLRVVGHYLGVLVSFSSLALLVPFLTALVFQEWTPAGHYLLTIGVSLIAGTALRFLHIDPGRLNRQQAIVVTGLSWIVLAVLASLPLYLSGHFATYTDALFDGVSGITTTGASIIQDLDHLSYADNMWRFMLHLIGGLGLIVVALSFGLFGRGAGASLYVSEGRSEHVVPNVVQTAQFIAKIAVGVIILATAALTLLCIFIGMEPARAFLQGLWLSITAFLTGGFAPMSQSILYYHSVPIEFLLMILMLGGSINFVLFAEVWKGRLDAFFRDIEIRTMILWLSIMTLVFTASLIGSAEFSSLPVLLRRGLFTIIASFSTTGLLNITTNQLTTVFTSGSFLVVALLMAVGGSAGSTTGGIKFSRVGIILKSLVSTVKEALAPDSARVVVSYFHVGHRILSPELVKEAMTVFVLYIVTYLVGALVGIAHGYEATQAIFESVAMASNGGLSSSIASAGMPLTLEAFYIFQMWAGRLEFVTLIALIVEVVVSLNPRRWGRRS, encoded by the coding sequence ATGTGGCAGCGGTTTACGCTCTATGACCTGCGGGTCGTCGGACACTACCTCGGCGTGCTCGTCTCGTTCTCGTCGCTGGCGCTGCTCGTGCCGTTTCTGACGGCGCTGGTGTTTCAGGAATGGACGCCCGCCGGCCACTACCTGCTCACCATCGGCGTGTCGCTCATCGCGGGCACGGCGCTGCGCTTCCTGCACATCGATCCCGGCCGGCTCAACCGCCAGCAAGCCATCGTCGTCACCGGCCTGTCCTGGATCGTGCTGGCCGTGCTGGCCTCGCTGCCGTTGTATCTGTCGGGCCACTTCGCCACCTACACCGACGCGCTGTTCGACGGCGTGTCCGGCATCACCACCACCGGCGCATCCATCATCCAAGACCTCGACCACCTGTCTTACGCCGACAACATGTGGCGCTTCATGCTGCACCTGATCGGCGGCTTGGGACTCATCGTGGTGGCGCTGTCGTTCGGCCTGTTCGGACGCGGCGCGGGCGCCAGCCTGTACGTGTCGGAAGGCCGCAGCGAGCACGTGGTGCCCAACGTGGTGCAAACGGCCCAGTTCATCGCAAAGATCGCCGTCGGGGTCATCATTCTGGCGACGGCTGCGCTCACGCTCCTGTGCATCTTCATCGGCATGGAGCCCGCGCGCGCGTTTTTGCAGGGGCTGTGGCTGTCCATCACCGCGTTTCTGACCGGCGGATTCGCGCCCATGAGCCAAAGCATCCTGTACTACCATTCCGTGCCCATCGAGTTTCTGCTGATGATCCTCATGCTGGGCGGCTCCATCAACTTCGTGCTGTTCGCCGAAGTGTGGAAGGGCCGGCTGGACGCGTTTTTCCGCGACATCGAGATCCGCACGATGATCCTGTGGCTGTCCATCATGACCCTGGTCTTCACCGCATCGCTCATCGGAAGCGCCGAATTCTCCAGCCTGCCGGTGCTGCTGCGCCGCGGGCTGTTCACGATCATCGCGTCGTTTTCGACGACCGGTTTGCTCAACATTACGACCAACCAGCTGACCACGGTGTTCACGTCCGGCTCGTTTTTGGTCGTGGCGCTGCTCATGGCCGTCGGCGGCAGCGCGGGATCGACCACCGGCGGCATAAAATTCAGCCGCGTCGGTATCATCTTGAAGTCCCTCGTGTCCACCGTGAAAGAAGCGCTCGCGCCCGATTCGGCCCGCGTGGTGGTGTCGTATTTTCACGTCGGCCACCGCATTCTCTCGCCTGAACTGGTAAAAGAGGCCATGACGGTATTCGTGCTGTACATCGTCACCTACCTTGTCGGGGCGCTCGTGGGCATCGCGCACGGCTACGAGGCGACCCAGGCCATCTTCGAATCGGTCGCCATGGCGTCTAACGGCGGCCTGTCGTCAAGCATTGCGTCGGCGGGCATGCCCTTGACGCTCGAGGCGTTCTACATCTTCCAAATGTGGGCCGGACGTCTGGAATTCGTGACGCTCATCGCGCTTATCGTGGAAGTCGTCGTGTCGCTCAACCCGAGGCGCTGGGGCCGGCGCTCATGA
- a CDS encoding C-terminal binding protein translates to MPKIVIVDTSFDDLRICEDLVRQAGMELAVFHDPSEDGIIKNAADADGIITSYGQFTKRVIDALPKCRVISRTGVGVDNVDIPAATARGIAVCNVPGYATDVVSDHAVTLALAVLRRITELDANLRKGQWDFLVARPFGQVYGRTFGVVGMGNIGRAVAEKARGLGFRVVCTSHSLQPGDHTPEGFPVLAYEDVLRQADVVSFHTALLPETRHLLDADAIALMKPDAVVVNTSRGPIIDTKALAEALVEGRLFGAGLDVFEGEPISPDDPLLAAPHTVLTPHAAFWSEQSGAELIRRATQAPIEVLQGLVPHDCLNPQACKR, encoded by the coding sequence ATGCCAAAAATCGTCATCGTCGACACGAGCTTCGACGACCTGCGCATCTGCGAAGACCTCGTCAGGCAAGCCGGCATGGAACTCGCCGTGTTCCACGACCCTTCAGAGGACGGCATCATCAAAAACGCCGCCGACGCCGACGGCATCATCACGTCGTACGGCCAGTTCACGAAGCGGGTCATCGACGCGCTGCCGAAATGCCGGGTCATCTCGCGCACCGGCGTGGGCGTGGACAACGTGGACATCCCCGCCGCAACTGCCCGCGGCATCGCGGTGTGCAACGTGCCCGGCTACGCCACCGACGTGGTGTCCGACCACGCCGTCACGCTCGCGCTGGCCGTGCTGCGGCGCATCACCGAGCTGGACGCCAACCTGCGCAAAGGGCAGTGGGACTTTTTGGTCGCCCGACCGTTCGGGCAGGTGTACGGCCGCACGTTCGGCGTCGTCGGCATGGGCAACATCGGGCGAGCCGTCGCGGAAAAGGCTCGTGGCCTGGGCTTTCGCGTGGTGTGCACGTCGCATTCCCTGCAGCCAGGCGACCACACCCCCGAAGGCTTTCCCGTGCTGGCCTACGAAGACGTGCTGCGCCAGGCCGACGTCGTCAGCTTCCACACCGCGCTTCTGCCCGAAACGCGCCACCTGCTTGACGCCGACGCCATCGCGCTCATGAAGCCCGACGCCGTCGTGGTGAACACGTCGCGCGGGCCGATCATCGACACGAAGGCCCTGGCCGAAGCGCTCGTGGAGGGAAGGCTGTTCGGCGCGGGGCTGGACGTGTTCGAGGGCGAGCCCATCTCGCCGGACGACCCGCTGCTTGCGGCCCCGCACACCGTCCTGACGCCGCACGCCGCCTTTTGGTCGGAGCAGTCCGGTGCCGAGCTGATACGCCGCGCCACCCAAGCGCCCATCGAGGTGCTGCAGGGCCTGGTCCCGCACGACTGCCTGAACCCGCAAGCGTGCAAGCGGTAG
- a CDS encoding rubrerythrin family protein has translation MSTELKKNSQSWKNLEHALGLECRAYCEYTFYSQQAAKDGYTQISEIFAETADNELRHAKLLFKKMHDDAIPHTLDNLEAARHDEEVEGVETYQKAAQDARDEGLDDLGEWFDMLADIELHHKERFETLIGRINADEVFHREEPKVWYCTVCGHIHVGTEPPECCPVCDHPRGHFEIKAENY, from the coding sequence ATGAGCACCGAACTCAAGAAAAACTCTCAGTCCTGGAAAAACCTCGAACACGCGCTGGGGCTGGAATGCCGGGCCTATTGCGAGTACACGTTCTACAGCCAGCAGGCCGCCAAAGACGGCTACACGCAGATCAGCGAGATTTTCGCCGAGACGGCCGACAACGAGCTGCGCCACGCGAAGCTGCTGTTCAAGAAGATGCACGACGACGCGATTCCGCACACGCTCGACAATTTGGAGGCCGCGCGTCACGACGAAGAGGTCGAAGGCGTCGAGACGTACCAGAAGGCCGCGCAGGACGCCCGCGACGAAGGCTTGGATGACCTGGGCGAATGGTTCGACATGCTCGCGGACATCGAGCTGCACCACAAGGAGCGCTTCGAAACGCTGATCGGCCGCATCAACGCCGACGAGGTGTTCCATCGTGAAGAGCCGAAGGTGTGGTACTGCACCGTGTGCGGCCACATCCACGTCGGCACCGAGCCGCCGGAGTGCTGTCCGGTGTGCGACCATCCGCGCGGCCATTTCGAGATCAAGGCCGAAAACTATTAG